The following coding sequences are from one Triticum dicoccoides isolate Atlit2015 ecotype Zavitan chromosome 4A, WEW_v2.0, whole genome shotgun sequence window:
- the LOC119287985 gene encoding histone H3.3 — translation MARTKQTARKSTGGKAPRKQLATKAARKSAPTTGGVKKPHRYRPGTVALREIRKYQKSTELLIRKLPFQRLVREIAQDFKTDLRFQSHAVLALQEAAEAYLVGLFEDTNLCAIHAKRVTIMPKDIQLARRIRGERA, via the exons ATGGCCCGTACGAAGCAGACCGCCCGCAAGTCCACCGGTGGCAAGGCCCCCCGCAAACAGCTCGCCACCAAG GCGGCGAGGAAGTCGGCGCCGACGACCGGCGGAGTGAAGAAGCCCCACCGCTACAGGCCCGGTACCGTGGCGCTCCGGGAGATCCGCAAGTACCAGAAGAGCACGGAGCTGCTGATCCGCAAGCTGCCGTTCCAGCGCCTGGTGAGGGAGATCGCGCAGGACTTCAAGACGGACCTCCGCTTCCAGTCCCACGCCGTGCTGGCCCTCCAGGAGGCGGCCGAGGCGTACCTGGTGGGGCTGTTCGAGGACACCAACCTGTGCGCCATCCATGCCAAGCGCGTCACcatcatgcccaaggacatccagCTCGCCCGCCGCATCCGCGGGGAGCGCGCCTAG